One stretch of Variovorax sp. TBS-050B DNA includes these proteins:
- a CDS encoding ABC transporter ATP-binding protein has protein sequence MSEVLIEAVGVTKHYGKFAALGGVDLKIRRHTVHSVIGPNGAGKTTLFHMLTGTGTTTGGRILFDGHDVTREPDHRRVQRGMARSFQVTSLFASLSVRENLRVAAQGIAPRQAMNCWRAPVGELACRQTVDEVLQRVGLERLADTPASVLSHGQQRRLEVGMALAAKPKAIFLDEPTSGMGIDDLDDMKRLIRGLRDAHTVVLIEHNMNIVMDISDTVTVMQLGRVLAEGLPGEIRADARVRSAYLGNMITGGKA, from the coding sequence ATGAGCGAGGTTCTGATCGAAGCCGTCGGCGTCACCAAGCACTACGGCAAGTTCGCGGCGCTCGGCGGCGTGGACCTGAAGATCCGGCGCCACACCGTGCATTCGGTGATCGGCCCGAACGGCGCCGGCAAGACCACGCTGTTCCACATGCTCACGGGCACCGGCACCACGACCGGCGGACGCATCCTGTTCGACGGCCACGACGTGACGCGCGAGCCCGACCATCGCCGCGTGCAGCGCGGCATGGCGCGCTCGTTCCAGGTCACGAGCCTGTTCGCGAGCCTTTCGGTGCGCGAGAACCTGCGCGTGGCGGCGCAGGGCATCGCGCCGCGGCAGGCCATGAACTGCTGGCGCGCGCCGGTCGGCGAACTCGCCTGCAGGCAGACCGTCGACGAGGTGTTGCAGCGCGTGGGCCTCGAACGGCTCGCCGACACGCCGGCCAGCGTGCTCTCGCACGGGCAGCAGCGTCGTCTCGAGGTGGGCATGGCGCTGGCCGCGAAGCCCAAGGCCATCTTCCTCGACGAGCCGACCTCGGGCATGGGCATCGACGACCTCGACGACATGAAGCGGCTGATCCGCGGCCTGCGCGACGCCCACACCGTGGTGCTGATCGAACACAACATGAACATCGTGATGGACATCTCCGACACCGTAACCGTGATGCAGCTGGGCCGCGTGCTGGCCGAAGGCCTGCCGGGCGAGATCCGTGCCGATGCGCGGGTGCGTTCGGCGTATCTCGGGAACATGATCACCGGAGGCAAGGCATGA